In a single window of the Papaver somniferum cultivar HN1 chromosome 8, ASM357369v1, whole genome shotgun sequence genome:
- the LOC113301305 gene encoding 50S ribosomal protein L5, chloroplastic-like, protein MASSTLTLPPSCSSSFHGSSLVTSSSSSSRISFPKIRQNGRRGLVVKASESESGIVLVDRSENEKTSRLKTSYLEKIVPILKEEFSYTNLLEVPKIEKIVVNCGIGEAAQNAKGLDAAMKDLATITGQRPVKTRARVSIATFKLREGQPIGLAVTLRGNMMYSFLDRLVNLGLPRTRDFQGVNPNSFDGHGNYSIGMREQSVFPEIAYDALGRGRGMDVCITTTAKTDKEAQRLLALMGMPFREGGGPTVLIRKKKKKAHHFDSKSKGRR, encoded by the exons ATGGCTTCTTCTACTCTGACATTACCAccttcatgttcttcatccttTCATGGCAGCTCACTTgtaacttcatcatcatcatcttcaagaaTTTCATTCCCTAAAATCAGACAGAATGGAAGAAGAGGGTTAGTAGTGAAAGCTTCTGAGAGTGAATCAGGTATTGTATTAGTAGACAGATCAGAGAATGAGAAGACTAGTCGTCTCAAAACATCTTATCTTGAGAAAATTGTTCCTATTCTCAAAGAAGAATTCTCTTACACTAACTTACTCGAG GTACCCAAAATTGAAAAGATAGTGGTGAATTGTGGAATTGGAGAAGCTGCACAAAATGCTAAAGGATTAGATGCTGCAATGAAGGATTTGGCAACTATTACTGGGCAGAGGCCGGTGAAGACGAGAGCTAGAGTGTCTATTGCTACTTTTAAGCTCAGGGAAGGGCAACCTATTGGACTTGCTGTTACACTCAGAGGAAAT ATGATGTACTCCTTCTTGGATCGACTTGTTAACTTGGGTCTTCCTAGAACAAGGGATTTCCAAGGTGTAAACCCTAACAGCTTCGATGGACACGGAAACTACAGTATTGGAATGCGTGAACAGAGTGTGTTTCCAGAGATAGCATATGATGCCCTTGGTAGGGGTCGAGGTATGGATGTCTGCATAACTACCACAGCTAAAACAGACAAAGAAGCACAAAGGTTGCTTGCTCTTATGGGTATGCCTTTCAGAGAAGGTGGTGGTCCAACAGTGTTGATccgtaagaagaagaagaaggctcATCACTTTGACAGTAAATCCAAAGGACGGCGATGA
- the LOC113302514 gene encoding sphingoid long-chain bases kinase 2, mitochondrial-like: protein MVVVYKIGGTVTMAKQLITINTNRTDRCYSISCSSSSSSSDLSFDYTSMSQRISTSTTRKGDLVFVVNPKGANGRTGKEWKKLLPYLRTHLGQHRNICECLTSAPSHAIDITREAIREGADAVVAVGGDGTLHEVINGFFWDGKPVSAHGEGNTHTTALGVIPLGTGSDFARTFGWKNDPHEAVQRISRGLRTRIDIGAVSGERGEPHYFLNVADVHLSAKAGYYASKYKQFGNLCYVIGALRGFMGHNNQDLRIKVNGGDWEIIPQVTALCVGNAKFFGGGMKITPNADPCNGNLEVVILQNFKWYDFIFRMHKLYNGTHLSVQNVSSRSVQSIEVKEITGDSSIFVQADGEHQGFLPRKFYILPSAIELIH from the exons ATGGTTGTTGTTTATAAAATAGGAGGAACTGTAACAATGGCTAAACAATTGATTACAATCAATACTAATAGAACAGATCGTTGTTATTcaatctcttgttcttcttcttcttcatcttcagatctttcttttgaTTATACAAGTATGTCTCAGAGAATAAGTACTAGTACTACTCGGAAAGGCGATCTTGTGTTCGTTGTCAATCCCAAAG GTGCTAATGGAAGAACTGGTAAGGAATGGAAGAAATTATTGCCTTATTTGAGGACCCATCTTGGTCAACATCGAAAT ATTTGTGAATGTTTGACCTCAGCTCCTTCTCATGCCATTGACATTACAAGGGAG GCTATACGGGAGGGAGCTGATGCTGTGGTTGCAGTTGGAGGTGATGGTACTCTTCACGAG GTTATAAATGGCTTTTTCTGGGATGGAAAACCTGTTTCAGCTCATGGCGAGGGGAATACTCATACAACTGCACTTGGC GTTATTCCACTAGGTACTGGATCTGATTTTGCCAGAACGTTTGGCTG GAAAAATGACCCACATGAAGCCGTGCAACGAATATCTAGAG GTTTAAGAACTAGAATAGATATTGGGGCTGTTAGTGGTGAAAGAGGTGAACCTCATTACTTCCTAAATGTTGCTGACGTTCACCT GAGTGCAAAGGCTGGATATTATGCATCAAAGTACAAACAATTTGGGAACCTTTGCTATGTTATTGGTGCATTGAGGGGCTTTATGGGGCACAATAATCAGGACCTCAGGATCAAG GTCAATGGGGGCGACTGGGAAATAATTCCTCAAGTAACAGCCCTCTGCGTGGGAAATGCGAAGTTCTTTGGTGGTGGCATGAAGATAACACCTAATGCTGACCCTTGTAATGGAAATCTTGAG GTTGTGATTCTTCAGAACTTCAAATGGTATGATTTCATCTTTAGAATGCATAAGCTATACAATGGAACGCACTTATCAGTGCAAAACGTTTCTTCTAGAAG TGTACAGTCCATCGAAGTCAAGGAAATTACTGGCGATAGTAGTATTTTTGTGCAAGCTGATGGGGAACATCAAGGATTTCTTCCAAGGAAGTTTTACATTTTACCTTCTGCAATAGAGCTAATACACTAA
- the LOC113305404 gene encoding putative F-box protein At3g23960 has translation MGMFSDLPSDVMLDIFTRLPAESIGDCKSVSKRWRNVLRHPSFNQMHSNLLLSNLDSSADSGKLNFSFRMDDLSEPFSRNLYYLEYDDEVSSHTVKKLKLKPPFELYSILGSCNGLVCINGLPKHYTSASYVAYICNPITGESITLPELDRATYYHNVFFMTCGFGYVAATNEYKVARLYTLWKDPKAAQIEVYTLGSGKGWRSVGKINNYLMDISMLNPFFGFIYWTLREGRIMAFDLANEIFVELDEYYNKNFRDTVLGGHYCGIHYSEDETFSWSMVTQEKRRRDI, from the coding sequence ATGGGTATGTTCAGTGATCTTCCATCAGATGTAATGTTAGACATTTTCACTAGGTTACCAGCTGAATCAATTGGGGATTGCAAATCAGTTTCCAAGAGATGGAGAAACGTTCTTCGCCATCCATCCTTCAATCAAATGCACTCAAATCTCCTCCTTAGTAACCTTGATTCTTCTGCTGATTCCGGTAAGCTTAATTTTAGTTTCAGGATGGATGATCTTTCTGAACCATTTTCCAGAAACTTATATTATCTAGAATATGATGACGAAGTTTCTTCTCATACAGttaagaaactgaaattgaaacctCCGTTTGAGTTATACAGTATACTTGGATCATGTAACGGTTTGGTTTGTATAAACGGATTGCCTAAACATTATACCAGTGCTTCTTATGTTGCTTATATCTGTAATCCCATCACTGGAGAATCTATCACCCTTCCTGAACTTGATAGAGCCACATACTATCATAATGTTTTTTTCATGACTTGTGGATTTGGTTACGTTGCTGCGACTAATGAGTACAAGGTTGCTAGGCTTTACACTCTCTGGAAAGACCCCAAGGCAGCACAAATTGAGGTTTATACTCTCGGCAGTGGTAAAGGATGGAGAAGCGTTGGGAAGATAAACAACTATTTGATGGACATTTCTATGCTAAATCCTTTCTTCGGATTTATTTATTGGACCCTCAGAGAGGGGAGAATTATGGCATTTGATTTGGCTAATGAGATTTTTGTAGAATTAGATGAATATTATAATAAGAATTTTCGGGATACGGTGTTGGGAGGTCATTACTGTGGTATACACTACAGTGAAGACGAGACATTTAGTTGGAGTATGGTTACCCAAGAAAAAAGAAGACGAGACATTTAG